The Equus asinus isolate D_3611 breed Donkey chromosome 15, EquAss-T2T_v2, whole genome shotgun sequence genome includes a window with the following:
- the KIF16B gene encoding kinesin-like protein KIF16B isoform X13, which produces MEEKQKSDKAELERMQQEVETQRRETEIVQLQIRKQEESLKRRSVHIESKLKDLLAEKEKFEEERLREQQEIELQKKKQEEESFLRVKEELQRLQELNHNEKAEKTQIFQELDQLKKEKDEQYAKFELEKKRLEEQEKEQVMLVAHLEEQLREKQEMIGLLRRGEVQRVEEEKRALEGIREALLRVKEARAEGDDDGEELERAQLHFLEFKSRQLVKLANLEKDLVQQKDLLEKEVEEEKEILERLKSENEEEFGLLEKNDDSVTLGTQNLERIKPAEYRLQYKERQLQYLLENRLPTLLEEKQRAFEILDRGPLGLDNTLYQVEKEMEEKEEQLAWYQANASQLQKLQATFEFTANIARQEEKVRRKEKEILESREKQQREALERAVARLERRHSALQRRSTLGLEIEEQRQKLATLNSSSSEQSGLRASLEAEQEALERDQERLEHEIQQLKQKICEFDGVQKGHSETLEEKAASSRLPSSAEKSHLVPLMDARINAYIEEEVQRRLQDLHHVIGSDSNTSADLTKDNEKLHNGTIQRKLKYEKRYLALLPPRDGTDTSSREERSKVGQNNHRSHPRTQSISGVTTPSSASRERTHQQRDQPSIHEMLQNSDCPEHMGGFQVKHFSLPKISFINESNTSDAEHLQGKSENFGESMTHKDEHSLGIESSWTWLQHTSQEVSINSGSKQTRQSKLLCVVLSESVSSKESVSDSVPQSAPASKYCRVQQTENELAAETVTSPELLTDIKTERNSGLGYFYHKFSDLYKDTSSHLLQAGTRVISQARHVGSLCDPSGLTSHMTMFIRRMPILKHLPLDVPLKSYTVSLESHSFPQKAQVGSSDSKEARAIRPAESIMPYRAPGPPAALSATEFPGSSPCSVFRLEYADTRGSPAFKQMLVRFPDDMLELQEGPVKDLLEHVACSPPELLGDMNEVRGIYWLAVANCAEPDPQPACLLLLPSALCALVPSDDGPGSLGVFHALPLSGLQEIQIGFGGQSIRFLGSAESLLLTVFSYNKNLCQQICRDLLCVLMPTSEAAAYTKHPLLQEDLVQLSLDWKAEIPDLVLANGVRLSSKFKNTLVDMIYFLHGNMQVNIPSLAEVQLLLYTTVRVEGDSGQDCCQSLVLLNTHIALVREDRVFHPHTRSLSRPPPRAQFDVIKCRALSEFRCVVVPEKTLSAVELVFLQKPELPPESRNGPCKHSEEAQNDQLVPCPLCLQGSQNVAPEVWKLTLNSQDEALWLISHLTRL; this is translated from the exons atggaggaaaagcaaaaatcagATAAGGCGGAACTGGAGCGGATGCAGCAGGAGGTGGAGACGCAGCGCAGGGAGACGGAGATTGTCCAGCTGCAGATCCGCAAGCAGGAGGAGAGCCTGAAACGCCGCAGCGTCCACATCGAGAGCAAGCTGAAGGATCTGCTCGCCGAGAAGGAAAAGTTTGAAGAGGAGAGGCTGAGGGAGCAGCAGGAAATCGAGCTgcagaagaagaaacaagaagaagaGAGCTTTCTCCGTGTCAAAGAAGAACTCCAGCGGCTCCAGGAACTCAACCACAATGAGAAGGCCGAGAAGACTCAGATATTTCAAGAGCTGGACCagctcaaaaaggaaaaagatgaacaGTATGCCAAGTTTGAGTTGGAAAAAAAGAGGCTGGAGGAGCAAGAGAAGGAGCAGGTCATGCTCGTGGCCCATCTGGAGGAGCAGCTGCGAGAGAAGCAAGAGATGATCGGGCTCCTCCGGCGAGGGGAAGTGCAgcgggtggaggaggagaagagagcccTGGAAGGCATCCGGGAGGCCCTTCTGCGGGTGAAGGAAGCACGGGCCGAAGGGGACGACGATGGTGAGGAGTTAGAAAGGGCTCAGCTGCATTTCTTAGAGTTCAAGAGCAGGCAGCTGGTCAAGCTAGCCAATTTGGAGAAGGACCTGGTTCAGCAGAAAGACCTCCTGgaaaaagaagttgaagaagagaaggaaatcctagaacgtttaaaatctgaaaatgaagaagaatttGGGTTATTGGAAAAAAATGATGATAGTGTCACCTTGGGGACTCAAAATTTAGAGAGAATAAAGCCAGCGGAGTACAGGCTGCAATATAAAGAACGCCAGCTCCAGTACCTCCTTGAGAATCGTTTGCCAACTCTGttagaagaaaagcagagagcGTTTGAGATCCTTGACAGAGGCCCTCTTGGCTTAGACAACACTCTCTATCAAGTGGaaaaagagatggaggaaaaagaggaacagCTTGCGTGGTACCAAGCCAATGCGAGCCAGCTGCAGAAGCTCCAAGCCACTTTTGAATTCACTGCCAACATCGCACGTCAGGAAGAAAaagtgagaaggaaggagaaggagattcTTGAGTCCCGGGAGAAGCAGCAGAGAGAGGCGCTGGAGCGCGCTGTGGCCAGGCTGGAGCGCAGGCACTCAGCCCTGCAGAGGCGCTCCACCCTGGGCTTGGAGATCGAAGAACAGAGGCAGAAGCTGGCCACTCtgaacagcagcagcagcgagcAGTCGGGGCTCCGGGCCAGCCTGGAAGCCGAGCAGGAAGCCCTGGAGAGGGACCAGGAGAG GTTAGAACATGAAATCCAGCAATTGAAGCAGAAGATCTGTGAGTTTGATGGTGTTCAAAAAGGGCATTCTGAGACCTTGGAGGAGAAAGCTGCTTCTTCCCGCTTGCCATCCAGTGCTGAAAAATCTCACCTGGTCCCTCTGATGGACGCCAG GATCAATGCTTACATTGAAGAAGAAGTCCAAAGACGTCTTCAGGATTTGCATCATGTGATTGGCAGTGACAGCAATACCTCTGCAGATCTGACGAAG gatAATGAGAAACTTCACAATGGCACCATTCAACGTAAGCTAAAATATGAG AAAAGGTATCTTGCCCTGCTGCCGCCCAGAGATGGTACTGACACTtccagcagagaggagaggagtaaGGTGGGTCAGAACAACCACCGGAGTCATCCAAGGACACAGAGCATCTCAGGCGTGACAACTCCCTCCTCAGCATCACGAGAGAGAACCCACCAGCAAAGGGATCAGCCTTCAATACACGAGATGCTGCAGAACAGTGATTGTCCTGAGCACATGGGCGGTTTTCAAGTAAAACATTTCAGTCTacctaaaatttcttttattaacgAAAGCAACACCAGCGATGCTGAACATTTGCAGGGTAAGTCAGAAAACTTCGGTGAGTCGATGACTCATAAAGATGAACACAGCTTGGGAATCGAGTCCAGCTGGACTTGGCTGCAACATACGTCCCAGGAAGTGTCTATAAATAGTGGAAGCAAGCAGACCAGGCAAAGCAAGTTACTGTGCGTTGTTCTTTCTGAAAGTGTTTCTAGCAAGGAGAGCGTTTCCGACAGTGTTCCTCAGAGCGCACCAGCCTCAAAGTATTGTAGGGTGCAGCAAACTGAGAATGAGTTAGCTGCTGAAACCGTTACTTCTCCAGAGTTGCTGACTGATAtcaagacagaaagaaacagtGGATTGGGATATTTTTACCACAAGTTCTCAGACCTTTATAAAGATACCAGCAGTCACCTGCTACAGGCTGGCACAAGGGTGATCAGCCAAGCCAGGCATGTGGGGAGCCTGTGTGACCCCAGTGGGCTCACCTCCCACATGACAATGTTCATCAGAAGAATGCCAATTCTGAAACACTTACCCCTGGATGTGCCCTTGAAGTCATACACGGTGTCATTAGAATCTCATTCTTTTCCCCAGAAAGCTCAGGTTGGCAGCAGTGACAGCAAAGAGGCCAGGGCCATTAGGCCAGCAGAGAGCATCATGCCATACAGAGCACCGggccctcctgctgccctctcAGCCACAGAGTTCCCAGGGTCCTCGCCCTGCTCAGTTTTCCGCCTGGAATATGCAGATACTAGAGGGAGCCCTGCATTCAAGCAGATGCTTGTGCGGTTCCCAGACGACATGCTGGAACTCCAAGAGGGCCCTGTAAAAGACCTTCTTGAGCACGTGGCTTGTTCCCCACCAGAACTTCTGGGTGACATGAATGAAGTCAGAGGCATTTACTGGCTTGCTGTTGCAAACTGCGCAGAGCCGGACCCCCAGCCGGCGTGTCTGCTCCTGCTTCCTTCAGCTTTGTGTGCTTTGGTTCCGTCAGATGACGGTCCAGGCTCTCTGGGCGTTTTTCacgctctccctctctctggacTACAGGAGATACAAATCGGCTTTGGTGGACAGAGCATTCGATTCCTGGGCTCTGCAGAGAGTCTCCTGCTCACTGTATTTAGTTACAACAAAAACCTCTGTCAGCAGATATGCCGTGACCTCCTTTGTGTGCTGATGCCCACATCTGAGGCTGCTGCCTACACTAAGCATCCTTTGCTCCAGGAAGATCTGGTCCAGCTTTCTCTTGATTGGAAAGCTGAAATCCCTGATTTAGTTTTGGCAAACGGAGTCCGGTTGTCATCCAAATTCAAGAATACCTTGGTTGACATGATTTACTTTCTTCATGGGAACATGCAAGTCAACATCCCCTCTCTGGCAGAAGTTCAGTTATTGCTCTACACAACGGTCAGAGTCGAGGGCGACTCCGGCCAAGACTGTTGCCAGTCACTAGTCCTTCTGAACACCCACATTGCACTTGTGAGGGAAGATCGAGTGTTTCATCCTCACACTCGGTCTCTAAGCAGACCTCCTCCACGCGCACAGTTTGACGTGATCAAATGCCGTGCTTTAAGCGAATTCAGGTGCGTCGTTGTTCCAGAGAAAACATTATCAGCAGTTGAACTTGTCTTTTTACAAAAACCTGAACTTCCACCAGAGTCAAGAAACGGTCCATGTAAGCACTCTGAAGAAGCCCAGAATGACCAGTTGGTCCCCTGCCCGTTGTGTCTCCAGGGCAGTCAGAATGTGGCCCCCGAGGTCTGGAAACTGACCCTCAACTCTCAGGATGAGGCTCTGTGGCTGATCTCACATTTGACAAGGCTCTAG